A genomic segment from Holophagales bacterium encodes:
- the amrS gene encoding AmmeMemoRadiSam system radical SAM enzyme, translated as MAPAVTVRERLAALTAKGSLAREEGEKVRCLACGHRCLLGEGKEGVCRVRFVRDGELRVPWGYVASLAADPIEKKPFFHVRPGASALSFGMLGCDFKCPFCQNWEISQTVRDPRADAWARERPATPEDIVASALAEGAAMVTSTYNEPLITAEWAGAVFARAHEAGLLTSFVSNGNATPEVLDFLRPVVDAYKVDLKGMSEEGYRRVGGRLSVVLEALSGLVQRGFWVEVVTLVVPGHNDSDAELRDAARFLRSLSPDLPWHVTAFHPDYRMADTPPTPVRTLLRAADIGREEGLRYVYTGNLPGQVGSGEATFCPACRETLVERRGFRVRECRIGADGACPACHAPVPGLWAPGVTNLPERTGPPPLPGKP; from the coding sequence ATGGCGCCCGCCGTGACGGTCCGTGAGCGCCTGGCCGCGCTGACGGCGAAGGGCTCGCTCGCGCGCGAGGAGGGGGAGAAGGTCCGCTGCCTCGCCTGCGGGCACCGATGCCTCCTCGGAGAGGGGAAGGAAGGGGTCTGCCGCGTCCGGTTCGTGAGGGACGGAGAGCTCCGGGTCCCATGGGGATACGTGGCGTCTTTGGCGGCCGATCCGATCGAGAAGAAGCCGTTCTTTCACGTCCGCCCGGGTGCAAGCGCGCTCTCCTTCGGGATGCTCGGTTGCGATTTCAAGTGCCCGTTCTGCCAGAACTGGGAGATCAGCCAGACGGTGCGCGACCCGCGGGCCGACGCCTGGGCGAGAGAGCGCCCCGCGACCCCGGAAGACATCGTGGCCTCCGCCCTGGCCGAGGGCGCCGCGATGGTGACCTCGACCTACAACGAGCCCCTCATCACGGCCGAGTGGGCGGGGGCGGTCTTCGCCCGGGCGCACGAGGCCGGCCTGCTGACGAGCTTCGTCTCGAACGGGAACGCGACGCCAGAGGTGCTCGACTTCCTCCGGCCCGTCGTCGACGCGTACAAGGTCGACCTGAAGGGCATGAGCGAGGAGGGCTACCGGAGGGTCGGGGGGCGGCTCTCCGTCGTTCTCGAAGCGCTGTCGGGCCTCGTTCAGAGAGGTTTCTGGGTCGAGGTCGTGACGCTCGTCGTCCCCGGTCACAACGATTCGGACGCGGAACTGCGGGACGCGGCCCGCTTCCTCCGCTCGCTCTCTCCCGACCTGCCCTGGCACGTCACGGCGTTCCATCCCGACTACCGGATGGCCGACACGCCCCCGACTCCGGTTCGCACGCTCCTCAGGGCGGCGGACATAGGCCGTGAAGAGGGGCTCCGGTACGTCTACACGGGGAACCTGCCGGGCCAGGTCGGAAGCGGCGAGGCGACGTTCTGTCCGGCGTGCCGGGAGACCCTCGTCGAAAGGCGCGGTTTTCGGGTCCGGGAGTGCCGGATCGGCGCGGACGGCGCCTGCCCGGCGTGTCACGCGCCGGTTCCCGGCCTCTGGGCCCCCGGTGTCACGAACCTGCCTGAGCGCACCGGACCGCCTCCCCTGCCGGGGAAGCCCTGA
- a CDS encoding DEAD/DEAH box helicase produces MSSSPPGTGDYLSDVFFSDLPLPHAVRAGIAACGFVRATPVQAATLPLLLAGRDVAAQAQTGTGKTAAYLVSILTRLLEAPSPATRKPGAPRALIVAPTRELAVQIEHDALLLSQFVKPRIVTVYGGLDYARQRTLLRDGCDILIGTPGRLLDYEGQGATSFGSVECLVIDECDRLFDLGFLPDLLRILRRCPPPRRRRSMMFSATLSWRVMELAWEHMNEAERIEIASERVTADRVVQSLFHVGNAEKLSLLVGILKREGDATRTMLFVNTKRFAERLVDRLERHGFRCGAISGDIPQARRLKILADFKAGRLPILVATDVASRGLHIDGVTHVINVDLPMDPEDYVHRIGRTARAGHSGRAISLACEDYVQSLSSIEKLIGMKIPVEHAEDALFTRRPPPLREPVRISGGPRHAAPDVRDEDEVPEIPAPPAPPPPPSRAPRPPQAPRPAATLQPEPPGALPPPPPAPPLPPPAPSPAAVDAAVVPAPVLATEPREETPESSAVAAEGPVDFWTREAFGLEIPEEGFGVADSPAAPGDPARRKRRRRRRPAASAATPVVP; encoded by the coding sequence TGCTGCTGGCCGGCCGGGACGTGGCCGCCCAGGCTCAGACCGGCACCGGAAAGACGGCGGCGTACCTCGTCTCCATCCTCACCCGGCTTCTCGAGGCGCCGTCTCCCGCGACGCGAAAGCCGGGGGCCCCCCGCGCCCTCATCGTCGCCCCGACGCGCGAGCTGGCCGTCCAGATCGAGCACGACGCCCTCCTCCTCTCGCAGTTCGTCAAGCCCCGCATCGTGACCGTCTACGGCGGCCTCGACTACGCCCGGCAGCGGACCCTGCTCCGGGACGGTTGCGACATCCTGATCGGGACCCCGGGACGACTGCTCGACTACGAGGGGCAGGGCGCGACGTCCTTCGGCTCGGTGGAGTGCCTCGTCATCGACGAGTGCGACCGCCTCTTCGACCTCGGCTTCCTCCCCGACCTGCTCCGCATCCTCCGGCGCTGCCCGCCTCCCAGGCGCCGCCGCTCGATGATGTTCTCGGCGACCCTCTCCTGGCGCGTCATGGAGCTCGCCTGGGAGCACATGAACGAGGCCGAGCGGATCGAGATCGCTTCCGAGAGGGTGACGGCGGACCGCGTCGTCCAGAGCCTCTTCCACGTCGGGAACGCGGAGAAGCTCTCCCTCCTCGTCGGCATCCTCAAGCGGGAAGGCGACGCGACGCGGACGATGCTCTTCGTCAACACGAAGCGCTTCGCCGAGAGGCTCGTCGACCGTCTCGAACGGCACGGGTTCCGCTGCGGGGCGATCTCGGGCGACATCCCCCAGGCCAGGCGGCTGAAGATCCTCGCCGACTTCAAGGCCGGCAGGCTCCCGATCCTCGTCGCGACCGACGTCGCCTCCCGCGGCCTCCACATCGATGGCGTCACGCACGTCATCAACGTGGATCTCCCGATGGACCCGGAGGACTACGTCCACCGGATCGGCCGGACCGCGCGAGCGGGCCACTCGGGCCGGGCGATCTCCCTGGCCTGCGAGGACTACGTCCAGTCCCTTTCGTCGATCGAGAAGCTGATCGGGATGAAGATCCCCGTCGAGCACGCCGAAGACGCGCTCTTCACCCGGCGACCGCCGCCCCTGCGCGAGCCGGTCCGGATCTCGGGCGGGCCCCGTCACGCGGCGCCCGACGTCCGCGACGAAGACGAGGTCCCGGAGATCCCGGCACCGCCGGCCCCTCCTCCGCCCCCTTCCCGAGCCCCACGGCCGCCACAGGCCCCGCGCCCCGCGGCCACACTGCAGCCCGAACCGCCGGGAGCGCTACCTCCGCCGCCTCCCGCGCCCCCCCTGCCTCCTCCGGCGCCTTCGCCCGCCGCGGTCGATGCGGCTGTCGTTCCCGCGCCGGTCCTGGCGACGGAACCTCGGGAAGAGACGCCGGAGTCGTCCGCTGTGGCAGCGGAGGGACCCGTCGACTTCTGGACGCGCGAGGCGTTCGGGCTCGAGATCCCGGAGGAAGGCTTCGGCGTCGCCGATTCCCCTGCGGCCCCGGGCGACCCGGCCCGCAGGAAGCGCCGTCGCCGGCGCCGTCCCGCCGCGTCCGCTGCGACGCCCGTCGTCCCCTGA
- the nth gene encoding endonuclease III — protein sequence MPARPKARPAPAVDVLARLRDAYPGADCSLEHADAFQLLISTILSAQCTDARVNGVTPALFRRFPTPEAMAGAGSELEELIRSTGFFNAKARSIRGACRAIVEAHGGHVPRTMDALHALPGVGRKTANVVLGNAWGTPDGVVVDTHVGRLARRLGWSRHADPVKVESDLNALLPRETWVFAGHALILHGRRVCSSRSPRCDSCFLADLCPKAGVTATARAGRGASGAKSRTGSKTPAPSSPTTTRRSGR from the coding sequence ATGCCCGCCCGCCCGAAGGCGCGTCCCGCGCCCGCCGTCGACGTCCTCGCGCGCCTTCGCGACGCGTACCCCGGAGCCGACTGCTCGCTCGAGCACGCCGACGCGTTCCAGCTGCTGATCTCGACGATCCTCTCCGCGCAATGCACCGATGCGCGCGTGAACGGCGTCACGCCGGCGCTCTTCCGCCGCTTCCCGACGCCCGAAGCGATGGCCGGCGCGGGAAGCGAGCTGGAAGAGCTGATCCGCTCGACCGGGTTCTTCAACGCCAAGGCGCGCTCGATCCGCGGCGCCTGCCGGGCCATCGTCGAGGCGCACGGCGGCCACGTCCCGAGAACGATGGACGCTCTCCACGCCCTGCCGGGGGTCGGCCGCAAGACCGCGAACGTCGTTCTCGGCAACGCCTGGGGAACCCCTGACGGAGTCGTCGTCGACACGCACGTCGGCCGCCTGGCGCGCCGGCTGGGCTGGTCGCGCCACGCCGACCCGGTGAAAGTGGAGAGCGACCTGAACGCCCTCCTCCCGCGCGAGACGTGGGTCTTCGCCGGCCACGCCCTGATCCTCCACGGCCGGCGCGTCTGCTCCTCGCGCTCGCCGCGCTGCGACTCCTGCTTCCTCGCCGATCTCTGCCCGAAGGCGGGGGTGACCGCGACCGCGCGGGCCGGCCGTGGGGCTTCCGGCGCGAAGAGTCGGACGGGCTCGAAGACCCCGGCCCCCAGTTCCCCGACGACGACCAGAAGGAGTGGACGATGA
- a CDS encoding bifunctional metallophosphatase/5'-nucleotidase: MRLTRVSVLLLLLLLAGPAGAVDRVAITVLQTSDLHANLLPWDYARGAEGAWGLARVATRIREIRKTAPNVLLLDGGDTIQGAPTGWLEARRPAGGPHFVAAAMSALGYDAMAVGNHEFNFGMDVLRRAQRDSSFPWVSANTRNEADGSAAFPEYLVKELDGIRVGVLGLTTPNIPGWEPLANRPGLKWEDPVATAGRLVPLLRGRERCDVVVVLLHGGLEIDLATGEPNGTAHENRAAALARDVPGVDLILMGHTHRRLPLTRVHGVPVIQPGRWGEALARVDLVVERSGGKSTIVEANGTLLPSDASVAIDPEVAAIARAPHERALSYLGEALATASGPFPGGRARLEDTALLDLVNETQLEVTGADLSLTSLLPFRFDGWEAGPVTVRQVYALYPYENQLVVLEVDGARLRSILEHAASYYGTVDWRDGRLVITPRAGMTPYNFDVLQGASYRVDPTAPVGSRVRELRFKGRDVTDGDLFSLAVNSYRAQGSGGYTALKGAKLLRSYNDEVRELLVERLRKAGTIQPRTDRNWFLAPETAWAPVPPPVAVPAVPAGTR; the protein is encoded by the coding sequence GTGAGACTGACGCGCGTTTCCGTCCTCCTGCTGCTCCTCCTCCTCGCCGGTCCGGCCGGCGCCGTCGATCGAGTCGCCATCACCGTACTCCAGACGTCGGACCTCCATGCGAACCTCCTGCCCTGGGACTACGCGCGCGGCGCCGAGGGGGCGTGGGGGCTCGCGCGGGTGGCGACGAGGATCCGGGAGATCCGGAAGACGGCGCCGAACGTCCTCCTCCTCGACGGCGGGGACACGATCCAGGGAGCCCCGACGGGATGGCTCGAGGCGCGTCGCCCTGCCGGAGGCCCGCATTTCGTGGCCGCCGCGATGAGCGCCCTGGGATACGACGCGATGGCCGTGGGGAACCACGAGTTCAATTTCGGGATGGACGTCCTGCGCCGCGCGCAGCGGGACTCGTCGTTCCCGTGGGTCTCCGCGAACACGAGGAACGAGGCGGACGGCAGCGCCGCCTTTCCGGAGTACCTCGTCAAGGAGCTCGACGGGATTCGCGTGGGCGTCCTGGGCCTGACGACGCCGAACATCCCGGGCTGGGAGCCGCTCGCGAACCGGCCCGGCCTGAAGTGGGAGGACCCCGTCGCGACGGCGGGCCGCCTCGTTCCTCTCCTGCGGGGGCGGGAGCGCTGCGACGTCGTCGTCGTCCTGCTCCACGGAGGGCTCGAGATCGACCTGGCGACGGGCGAGCCGAACGGAACCGCGCACGAGAACCGGGCCGCCGCCCTCGCGCGGGACGTGCCGGGAGTCGACCTCATCCTCATGGGACACACCCATCGCCGGCTCCCGCTGACCCGCGTCCACGGCGTGCCGGTCATACAGCCCGGACGCTGGGGCGAGGCGCTCGCGCGCGTCGACCTCGTCGTCGAGCGGTCCGGGGGGAAGTCGACGATCGTCGAGGCGAACGGCACACTCCTCCCCTCCGACGCCTCCGTCGCGATCGACCCGGAGGTCGCGGCGATCGCCCGCGCCCCGCACGAGCGCGCCCTCTCGTACCTCGGCGAGGCGCTCGCGACCGCGTCCGGGCCATTTCCTGGGGGGCGCGCACGCCTCGAGGACACCGCACTCCTCGACCTGGTCAACGAGACGCAGCTCGAGGTCACGGGCGCGGACCTGTCGCTCACGTCCCTCCTCCCGTTCCGCTTCGATGGCTGGGAGGCGGGACCGGTCACGGTGAGGCAGGTCTACGCGCTCTACCCCTACGAGAACCAGCTCGTCGTCCTCGAGGTCGACGGGGCGCGTCTGAGATCGATCCTGGAGCACGCCGCCAGCTACTACGGGACGGTCGACTGGCGGGACGGCCGGCTCGTCATCACGCCCCGGGCCGGGATGACGCCCTACAACTTCGACGTCCTGCAGGGCGCGTCCTACCGCGTCGACCCGACGGCCCCGGTCGGCAGCCGTGTCCGGGAGCTGCGGTTCAAGGGGCGGGACGTGACGGACGGCGATCTCTTCAGTCTCGCCGTCAACAGCTACCGGGCACAGGGCTCGGGAGGGTACACGGCGCTGAAAGGGGCAAAGCTCCTTCGGAGCTACAACGACGAGGTCCGCGAGCTCCTCGTCGAAAGGCTGAGGAAGGCCGGGACGATCCAGCCCCGGACGGACCGCAACTGGTTCCTCGCGCCCGAGACGGCGTGGGCTCCCGTTCCTCCCCCGGTTGCGGTCCCCGCCGTGCCGGCGGGCACGCGATAG
- a CDS encoding alpha/beta hydrolase: MPYAGVRGQRFYYEVGGEGEFVLLLHGALASADIMEAPATGLASGFRAARLDRRGCGRTTPPTDGPVPLHEEADDILALLDWFSIEKTHFLAHDEGAEVALEFALRNPGRTGSLALMAPSLEGFSLSPEAAVVAADLRAALRADVTKALDEKLFPSAIFDAAREREGIFERIEDIFRRYPQSPGRLDRIPRAGAALAGRLGAVSARTFVLVGERDQDDRVRCAKAIAAGIPGAELAVIPEASRFLHIEESRVVMRRLTDFFLPEPEFER; the protein is encoded by the coding sequence ATGCCGTACGCCGGAGTCCGGGGTCAGCGGTTCTACTACGAGGTCGGGGGCGAGGGAGAGTTCGTCCTCCTCCTGCACGGGGCTCTCGCCAGCGCCGACATCATGGAAGCTCCCGCGACCGGGCTGGCGTCGGGGTTCCGGGCGGCACGACTCGACCGGCGCGGCTGCGGCCGGACGACGCCGCCGACCGACGGCCCCGTCCCGCTCCACGAGGAAGCCGACGACATCCTCGCCCTCCTCGACTGGTTCTCGATCGAGAAGACCCACTTCCTGGCGCACGACGAAGGGGCCGAGGTCGCACTGGAGTTCGCCCTCAGGAACCCCGGCCGGACCGGGTCGCTCGCGCTCATGGCGCCGTCGCTCGAGGGTTTCTCCCTCAGCCCCGAGGCCGCGGTGGTGGCGGCCGACCTCCGGGCCGCGCTGAGAGCCGACGTCACGAAGGCGCTCGACGAGAAGCTCTTTCCCTCGGCGATCTTCGACGCGGCCCGCGAACGGGAAGGGATCTTCGAGCGGATCGAGGACATCTTCCGGCGCTACCCGCAGAGCCCCGGCCGCCTCGACCGGATCCCGCGCGCCGGGGCCGCCCTCGCGGGCCGCCTCGGCGCCGTCTCCGCCCGCACGTTCGTCCTCGTCGGCGAGCGCGACCAGGACGACCGGGTCCGCTGCGCGAAAGCGATCGCCGCCGGCATCCCGGGAGCCGAGCTCGCGGTCATTCCCGAGGCCTCGCGCTTCCTGCACATCGAGGAGAGCCGGGTGGTCATGCGCAGGCTCACGGACTTCTTCCTTCCCGAGCCCGAGTTCGAGCGCTGA
- the rho gene encoding transcription termination factor Rho produces MDEFDPKEREEAVLPPIENTAVEDFPEGPDDEGDGAGDGDGDAEASPVEGTDAPGEPSRRRRRRRRRRGRTKGPAGADAPAGAEPSSEGAPRRESAPQAAPAVTIRGLVKLHGDHSGLVVSSETFYAEKGDPFLPKYLVEAEDLEDGLLIEAEAVARGPKGPMVQKIVSIEGMTPAEYRARYIQFHKGVSIDPNRRLRMETGPDENSGRVLDLVVPIGRGQRCLIVAPPKAGKTFLLKTMANAIAKNDPDVVLLMLLVDERPEEVTDMQRSITGQVIASSADMTAAHHIAVAEATFERAKRLVEIGKDVVIFCDSLTRMSRAYNNEQRGSGKILSGGIDARTMEKPRRFFGGARNHEDGGSLTIVATCLVDTGSRMDDVIFEEFKGTGNCEIILDRGLFDRRIFPCINIPASGTRKEEKLYTADELPKIHKLRRALASVKPIDAMDLLLSKLTRTKLNAEFLKSIA; encoded by the coding sequence TTGGACGAGTTCGATCCGAAAGAGCGCGAAGAAGCGGTTCTGCCGCCCATCGAGAACACCGCCGTCGAGGACTTCCCTGAGGGCCCCGACGACGAGGGGGACGGTGCGGGAGATGGCGACGGCGACGCCGAGGCCTCTCCCGTCGAGGGAACCGACGCTCCCGGTGAGCCCTCCCGCCGCCGGCGGCGCCGCCGACGGCGGCGCGGCAGGACCAAGGGCCCGGCGGGTGCGGACGCGCCGGCGGGAGCCGAGCCCTCGAGCGAGGGTGCCCCGCGCCGCGAGAGTGCTCCGCAGGCGGCGCCCGCGGTCACGATCCGAGGTCTCGTCAAGCTCCACGGCGACCATTCGGGCCTCGTCGTTTCGTCGGAGACCTTCTACGCCGAAAAGGGGGATCCGTTCCTCCCGAAGTACCTCGTCGAGGCGGAAGACCTCGAGGACGGACTCCTCATCGAGGCCGAGGCGGTCGCCCGCGGACCCAAGGGGCCGATGGTCCAGAAGATCGTCTCGATCGAAGGGATGACACCTGCCGAGTACCGGGCGAGGTACATCCAGTTCCACAAGGGAGTCTCCATCGACCCGAACCGCCGGCTGAGGATGGAGACGGGGCCCGACGAGAACTCGGGACGCGTCCTCGACCTCGTCGTTCCGATCGGCCGCGGACAGCGCTGCCTCATCGTCGCCCCGCCGAAGGCCGGAAAGACGTTCCTCCTCAAGACGATGGCGAACGCCATCGCCAAGAACGACCCCGACGTCGTCCTCCTCATGCTCCTCGTCGACGAGCGGCCCGAGGAAGTGACCGACATGCAGCGGTCGATCACCGGGCAGGTCATCGCGTCCTCGGCCGACATGACCGCCGCCCACCACATCGCCGTCGCCGAGGCGACGTTCGAGAGGGCCAAGCGGCTCGTCGAGATCGGCAAGGACGTCGTCATCTTCTGCGACTCGCTGACGCGGATGAGCCGCGCCTACAACAACGAGCAGCGCGGGAGCGGCAAGATCCTCTCCGGGGGCATCGACGCGCGGACGATGGAGAAGCCGCGGCGCTTCTTCGGTGGCGCCCGCAACCACGAGGACGGCGGCTCGCTGACGATCGTCGCGACGTGTCTCGTCGACACCGGCAGCCGGATGGACGACGTCATCTTCGAGGAGTTCAAGGGGACGGGGAACTGCGAGATCATCCTCGACCGCGGGCTCTTCGACCGGCGCATCTTCCCGTGCATCAACATCCCGGCCTCCGGGACGCGCAAGGAAGAGAAGCTCTACACGGCCGACGAGCTGCCGAAGATCCACAAGCTCCGCCGCGCCCTCGCCTCGGTCAAGCCGATCGACGCGATGGACCTCCTCCTCTCGAAGCTGACGCGGACGAAGCTGAACGCCGAGTTCCTCAAGTCGATCGCCTGA